The segment CATTCCTTATCCAGCAGAGTCTTGCAGATTCCCGTGCCGAGAGGGCCGGCGAGGTGGAAGCGGCGTTCGGTGGAGTCCATGCACGACCTGCCCGTGTCGAGCATCTTCGGGGGCACACCCCACTGTATGAACAAGCGATGACCTTGATTAGTGACCTGACAGTGCGAGTCGATGAACTCGTGCTCTTCTAGTTGTTCAGCCAGGCGCCCCCCGAGCTTACCGGCGAGGTGCTGATAACAGGTGCGGCCTTCACGTAGGTTCGCATTCGCCCGTGACGCGCTGAGGCTGTGAGGAGTGGGCAGGGGCGAGCGGGCGACCACGCCAAGGCTCTCGACCACTCGTGCGATGTCTTCCCCGGCCAGGCGAATGTAGCGGTGCCGGCCCTGCCGAATGTCGTGGACGAGACCGTGGGTGACGAGCACGTCAACATGCTCGCTCGCCGTCGACCGGGCCAGGCCCGCGTACCTGCCCAGTTCACCAACCGTCCAGGCCCGCCCGTCCATGAGCGCAGCACACATGGCCGCCCGCGACGAGTCAGCCAGAGCCGACGCGACTGTCGAGATATCCGGGACCGCTTCAGGAAACACGCGCGCAA is part of the Corynebacterium aurimucosum ATCC 700975 genome and harbors:
- a CDS encoding ArsR/SmtB family transcription factor, which encodes MVARVFPEAVPDISTVASALADSSRAAMCAALMDGRAWTVGELGRYAGLARSTASEHVDVLVTHGLVHDIRQGRHRYIRLAGEDIARVVESLGVVARSPLPTPHSLSASRANANLREGRTCYQHLAGKLGGRLAEQLEEHEFIDSHCQVTNQGHRLFIQWGVPPKMLDTGRSCMDSTERRFHLAGPLGTGICKTLLDKEWLSRRGRTRAVRLTPAGRAALNDAGISLNGPEPRKVDTGI